Proteins from a single region of Chryseobacterium sp. W4I1:
- a CDS encoding sodium-translocating pyrophosphatase — protein MDLFYLIPAFGVVALLYTFIQSNWVSKQNAGNEKMKVISGHIADGAMAFLKAEYKILTYFVVVVSILLAVMGSSNSNSHWSIGIAFAVGAVFSASAGFIGMKIATKANVRTAEAARTSLSKALKVSFTGGSVMGMGVAGLAVLGLGSLFLIIKQIFAPEATVDSHEMEKTIEILTGFSLGAESIALFARVGGGIYTKAADVGADLVGKVEAGIPEDDPRNPATIADNVGDNVGDVAGMGADLFGSYVATVLATMVLGRETISDDSFGGFAPILLPMLIAGTGIIFSMIGTLFVRINDNEGSSTSSVQNALNLGNWGSIVITAISSYFLVNYLLPEKMTLRDHEFTKMGVFGAIMVGLVVGTLMSIITEYYTAMGKRPVSSIVRQSSTGHATNIIGGLAVGMESTLLPILVLAGGIYGSYLCAGLYGVAIAAAGMMATTAMQLAIDAFGPIADNAGGIAEMSELPKEVREKTDILDAVGNTTAASGKGFAIASAALTALALFAAFVGIAGIDGIDIYRADVLAGLFVGGMIPFIFSSLAITAVGQAAMAMVEEVRRQFREIPGILEGKAQPEYEKCVAISTDASIRKMMLPGAITIISPILVGFIFGPEVLGGFLAGATVCGVLMGMFQNNAGGAWDNAKKSFEKGVDINGQTYYKGSEPHKASVTGDTVGDPFKDTSGPSMNILIKLMSIVSLVIAPTLAVIHKDKIEANRKAKLESLTKAYNSSSSTTQIGIQTVPVFPKEIKGHLNENGDFVYETGNIQEIKLKGGKTITLGEGSSLFQLYSAIKQKDKSLTDPNNWYTIENLYFETGSSDLKAGSELQLNNLAEILNDYPELKIKLGGYTDNTGNEEGNQKLSNLRAQTAKLKLLELGISSERVEAEGYGSQHPVCEANDTDECKAKNRRIDVRVLTL, from the coding sequence ATGGATTTGTTCTATTTAATTCCGGCTTTTGGCGTTGTTGCTTTGTTGTATACTTTTATACAAAGTAACTGGGTAAGTAAACAAAATGCCGGAAATGAAAAAATGAAAGTAATCAGCGGACATATCGCTGATGGTGCTATGGCCTTTTTAAAGGCGGAGTACAAGATTTTAACCTATTTTGTAGTAGTGGTATCTATACTGCTTGCGGTAATGGGATCCAGCAATTCCAATTCTCACTGGAGTATTGGAATTGCGTTTGCTGTCGGAGCCGTATTTTCTGCTTCGGCCGGCTTTATCGGAATGAAGATCGCTACCAAAGCGAACGTAAGAACTGCAGAAGCCGCAAGAACTTCACTTTCCAAAGCATTGAAGGTTTCTTTTACAGGAGGCTCTGTTATGGGAATGGGTGTGGCGGGACTGGCAGTTCTGGGTCTAGGATCCCTTTTTCTGATCATTAAACAGATCTTTGCTCCTGAGGCTACAGTAGACTCTCATGAAATGGAAAAAACTATTGAAATTCTTACCGGATTTTCTTTGGGAGCAGAATCTATCGCTCTTTTTGCAAGAGTGGGTGGCGGTATCTATACAAAAGCCGCAGACGTTGGAGCCGATTTGGTAGGAAAAGTAGAGGCTGGAATTCCGGAAGACGATCCAAGAAATCCCGCTACGATTGCTGATAACGTAGGTGATAATGTAGGAGATGTTGCAGGAATGGGAGCCGATTTATTTGGTTCGTATGTGGCAACGGTACTGGCAACCATGGTTTTGGGAAGAGAAACAATTTCTGATGATTCTTTCGGAGGATTTGCACCTATTCTTCTTCCTATGCTTATCGCCGGAACCGGGATCATTTTCTCTATGATAGGAACTTTATTTGTAAGGATCAATGATAACGAAGGATCATCTACTTCCAGCGTTCAGAACGCCCTGAATCTAGGGAATTGGGGAAGTATTGTGATTACAGCCATATCTTCTTACTTTTTGGTCAATTATCTGCTTCCCGAAAAAATGACTCTTCGAGACCATGAATTTACTAAGATGGGTGTTTTCGGAGCTATTATGGTAGGTCTTGTTGTGGGTACTTTAATGAGTATCATCACAGAATATTATACTGCAATGGGCAAAAGACCAGTGTCCAGTATTGTAAGACAGTCTTCTACAGGTCACGCCACCAATATTATCGGAGGCCTTGCGGTGGGAATGGAATCTACACTGCTGCCTATTCTTGTGCTGGCAGGAGGTATTTACGGATCTTATTTATGTGCCGGGCTTTATGGAGTCGCTATTGCAGCAGCCGGAATGATGGCAACCACTGCCATGCAGCTCGCTATTGATGCTTTCGGACCGATTGCAGATAATGCCGGAGGTATTGCAGAGATGAGTGAGCTTCCAAAAGAGGTACGTGAGAAAACAGATATTCTAGACGCCGTAGGAAACACCACAGCAGCCAGTGGAAAAGGATTTGCCATTGCTTCTGCAGCATTGACTGCACTTGCTTTGTTTGCAGCCTTTGTAGGAATTGCAGGTATTGACGGGATCGATATATACAGAGCAGATGTATTGGCAGGATTATTTGTAGGAGGAATGATACCGTTCATATTTTCTTCACTTGCCATTACGGCAGTAGGGCAAGCTGCGATGGCTATGGTAGAGGAGGTAAGAAGGCAGTTCCGTGAAATTCCGGGTATTCTGGAAGGAAAAGCACAGCCTGAATATGAAAAGTGTGTAGCGATATCCACAGATGCCTCCATCAGAAAAATGATGCTTCCGGGAGCTATTACCATTATTTCCCCCATTTTAGTAGGCTTTATTTTCGGACCTGAAGTTTTGGGTGGATTTTTAGCAGGAGCTACCGTTTGCGGTGTTCTGATGGGAATGTTTCAGAATAATGCAGGAGGTGCCTGGGATAATGCTAAAAAGTCATTTGAAAAAGGGGTGGATATCAATGGTCAGACTTATTATAAAGGCTCAGAACCCCATAAAGCTTCCGTAACAGGAGATACGGTGGGTGATCCTTTTAAAGATACTTCAGGGCCATCAATGAATATCCTGATCAAGCTGATGTCTATTGTTTCATTAGTTATTGCTCCGACATTGGCCGTGATACATAAAGATAAAATTGAAGCCAACAGAAAGGCTAAACTGGAAAGTCTGACAAAAGCCTATAATTCCAGTTCATCTACAACACAGATAGGTATTCAGACTGTTCCTGTTTTTCCAAAAGAGATCAAAGGACATCTTAACGAAAACGGAGATTTTGTTTATGAAACCGGAAATATTCAGGAAATTAAACTGAAAGGTGGAAAAACCATCACATTAGGAGAAGGAAGCAGTCTATTTCAGCTATACAGTGCTATAAAACAAAAAGATAAGAGTCTAACTGATCCAAATAACTGGTATACCATAGAAAATTTATATTTTGAGACGGGATCGAGCGATCTTAAAGCAGGCTCAGAATTACAGTTGAATAACCTTGCTGAAATTTTAAATGATTACCCTGAATTGAAAATAAAATTAGGAGGATATACAGATAATACAGGTAATGAAGAAGGCAATCAGAAACTATCCAATCTTAGAGCACAGACGGCAAAACTAAAGCTTCTGGAATTAGGAATTTCTTCAGAAAGGGTAGAAGCAGAAGGCTATGGCTCCCAGCACCCGGTGTGTGAAGCGAATGATACTGATGAATGTAAAGCAAAAAACAGGAGAATTGATGTAAGAGTTCTCACGCTATAA
- a CDS encoding aminotransferase class I/II-fold pyridoxal phosphate-dependent enzyme: MKKIYGFTHYSFFTEMSELAAKHKSFDLSLGLPDFDIDARLRLFLKEAADHDSHHYEPLAGNPMLIKSIIAFNNERKNSIQLKVNEVTVIPCATFALHTALKSILNQGDEVIIIQPSYYTYGPSVVLNGGIPVYYDLDHDFTINWEKFQNCISEKTKAVIVNSPQNPTGTIWQQSDWNQLYELIKHQEIYLISEEIYDTYCYDGIEHYSSFLHADLKSRTFCIFSFGKMFHTSGWKVSYLLASEELTAKFRCHQQYISYSVNAPAQYALAKYLEVFDASESRQVMQHKRDLFNELIAFTPLEAVRKAEGSVFQIVNFRNISTTMTDVEFSKWLTVEKKTACLPLSAFYNSRQNSDYVRFSFAKKDEVIIQALEHLRKNL, encoded by the coding sequence ATGAAAAAAATTTACGGGTTCACTCATTATTCGTTTTTTACGGAAATGTCTGAACTTGCCGCAAAACATAAGAGCTTTGATCTTTCTTTGGGGCTTCCCGATTTTGATATTGATGCCAGGCTACGATTATTTTTAAAGGAGGCTGCAGACCATGATAGCCATCATTATGAACCTCTTGCAGGAAATCCTATGCTGATAAAAAGCATCATTGCTTTTAATAATGAACGGAAAAACAGCATCCAACTGAAAGTAAATGAAGTAACGGTCATTCCATGCGCAACCTTTGCTTTACATACAGCCCTTAAATCTATTTTAAATCAAGGAGATGAAGTTATTATCATTCAGCCTTCCTATTATACTTATGGCCCTTCTGTTGTTTTAAATGGAGGCATTCCTGTTTATTATGATCTTGACCATGATTTTACGATAAACTGGGAAAAGTTTCAAAACTGTATTTCTGAAAAAACAAAAGCTGTTATTGTGAATTCACCCCAAAATCCAACGGGAACAATCTGGCAACAAAGCGACTGGAACCAGTTGTATGAATTGATAAAACATCAGGAAATATACCTTATTTCGGAAGAAATTTATGATACTTACTGTTACGACGGCATTGAACACTATAGTTCTTTTTTACATGCAGACCTGAAAAGCAGAACTTTCTGTATTTTTTCTTTTGGAAAAATGTTTCATACCTCCGGTTGGAAAGTAAGTTATCTGCTTGCTTCTGAGGAATTAACCGCGAAATTCAGATGCCACCAGCAGTATATCTCCTACAGTGTCAATGCTCCCGCCCAATATGCCCTTGCCAAGTATCTTGAGGTATTTGATGCTTCGGAAAGCCGGCAGGTTATGCAGCATAAAAGAGATTTATTTAATGAATTGATCGCATTCACCCCTTTGGAAGCAGTAAGGAAAGCTGAGGGAAGTGTTTTTCAAATTGTTAATTTCAGGAATATTTCTACAACTATGACTGATGTAGAATTCTCAAAATGGCTGACCGTTGAAAAGAAAACGGCTTGTCTTCCGCTTTCTGCGTTCTACAATTCAAGGCAAAATTCTGATTATGTACGCTTTAGTTTTGCTAAAAAAGATGAGGTGATTATCCAGGCTCTGGAGCACCTTCGGAAAAATCTTTGA
- a CDS encoding M28 family metallopeptidase encodes MKKILIPLLGLTVMVSCGTAKTSEGASAQSTSVVKGDKAFLSAYKTIKADELKKNLYVIASDEMEGRDTGSPGQKKAGEYMINYYKSLGITPPKVLGSYYQKVPADFMKKRGGGNLPDSENILAFIEGSEKPDEIVVISAHYDHVGTRNGVVYNGADDDGSGTVAVMQIAKAFQEAKKAGNGPKRSILFLHVTGEEHGLFGSEYYTSNPVFPLANTVVDLNIDMIGRDDPQNRGKQYVYVIGSEMLSSQLKVINEEANRKTNNLELNYKYDDPADPEQLYYRSDHYNFAKNNVPVAFFFDGIHEDYHKSTDDPEKIDYPLLEKRAQLVFATAWEIANRADRIVVDKK; translated from the coding sequence ATGAAAAAAATACTTATCCCGTTGTTGGGTCTGACTGTAATGGTCAGCTGTGGAACGGCGAAAACTTCTGAAGGCGCTTCAGCACAGTCTACATCTGTAGTCAAAGGTGACAAAGCGTTTCTATCTGCATATAAGACGATTAAAGCTGACGAATTAAAGAAAAACTTATATGTAATCGCTTCCGATGAAATGGAAGGTAGAGATACCGGAAGTCCCGGTCAGAAAAAAGCGGGAGAGTATATGATTAATTATTATAAAAGCCTGGGAATTACTCCGCCGAAAGTATTGGGATCTTATTATCAGAAAGTTCCTGCCGATTTTATGAAAAAAAGAGGCGGTGGAAATCTTCCTGATTCTGAAAATATTCTTGCGTTCATCGAAGGAAGTGAAAAGCCGGATGAAATAGTGGTGATTTCTGCTCATTACGACCATGTGGGAACCAGAAACGGAGTAGTTTATAATGGTGCTGATGATGATGGTAGTGGTACGGTAGCAGTAATGCAGATTGCAAAAGCTTTTCAGGAAGCTAAAAAGGCAGGAAACGGACCTAAGAGATCGATTCTGTTTCTTCATGTAACAGGAGAAGAACATGGCCTGTTCGGATCTGAATATTATACCAGTAATCCAGTATTTCCACTTGCCAATACGGTAGTAGATCTGAATATTGATATGATAGGCCGCGATGATCCTCAAAACAGAGGAAAACAGTACGTTTATGTGATAGGCTCTGAGATGCTCAGCTCCCAGCTTAAAGTAATCAATGAAGAAGCCAATAGGAAAACCAATAATTTGGAATTAAACTATAAATATGATGATCCCGCTGATCCGGAACAGCTGTATTACCGTTCAGATCATTATAATTTTGCCAAAAATAATGTTCCTGTAGCCTTTTTCTTTGATGGTATTCATGAAGATTATCACAAATCGACCGATGATCCTGAAAAAATTGATTATCCATTGTTGGAGAAGAGAGCTCAGCTTGTTTTTGCTACTGCTTGGGAAATTGCGAACAGAGCAGACAGAATTGTGGTTGACAAGAAATAA
- a CDS encoding GNAT family N-acetyltransferase: protein MNIIIREAKPQDIPQIQIVRNSVKENQLSDPALVTDADCEEFLFVRGKGWVCEIDSEIRGFSIADLKENNIWALFVHPDFENLGIGRKLHDIMLDWYFEQTQQEVWLGTAPGTRAATFYRKSGWQENGTHGKEIRFEMTYAHWKNRKL, encoded by the coding sequence ATGAATATCATTATCCGTGAAGCCAAGCCTCAGGACATTCCCCAAATCCAGATCGTAAGAAATTCGGTAAAGGAAAATCAACTTTCCGATCCTGCGCTTGTTACCGATGCAGATTGTGAAGAATTTCTCTTCGTAAGAGGTAAAGGTTGGGTTTGCGAAATTGATTCTGAGATTAGAGGCTTTTCTATTGCTGATTTGAAGGAAAATAATATCTGGGCACTTTTTGTTCACCCTGATTTTGAAAACCTGGGTATTGGAAGAAAACTTCATGACATTATGCTGGATTGGTATTTTGAACAGACACAACAAGAGGTCTGGCTGGGAACTGCGCCTGGGACAAGAGCTGCAACATTTTACAGGAAATCAGGCTGGCAGGAAAATGGAACCCATGGAAAAGAAATTAGGTTTGAAATGACTTATGCTCACTGGAAAAACAGAAAATTATGA
- a CDS encoding glyoxalase, with product MIQNVKSIRPFIGAENFDISRNFYKDLGFEEIVLDPKFSLFKRQETGFYLQDYYAKDWIENTMIFMEVENTDEFWKELLTLNLTEKYHSVKLTPVRIMEWGKECFVHDPSGILWHFGEFF from the coding sequence ATGATACAAAATGTAAAATCCATCAGGCCGTTTATAGGGGCTGAAAACTTTGATATAAGCAGGAATTTTTACAAAGATCTGGGCTTTGAGGAAATAGTTCTTGATCCAAAATTTTCTTTATTTAAAAGGCAGGAAACAGGTTTTTATCTTCAGGATTATTATGCTAAAGACTGGATAGAAAATACCATGATCTTTATGGAAGTAGAAAATACAGACGAATTCTGGAAAGAACTTTTGACGTTGAATTTAACTGAAAAATACCACAGTGTAAAACTTACCCCTGTAAGAATAATGGAGTGGGGTAAAGAATGTTTTGTTCATGACCCATCCGGAATCCTGTGGCATTTCGGTGAATTTTTTTAA
- a CDS encoding endonuclease V codes for MTHPESCGISVNFFNNKQRMIYAFDTYYYEDHANTVCIAFEDWNSEKEYGIFSEKTEITSAYESGAFYKRELPCILSLLEKIELKQGDLIIVDGYVTLDDNGKIGLGGYLYEALNQKYPVIGIAKNGFASPDSQRRYILRGESKTPLFLTAEGVNLDEILPKVVQMHGSYRIPTLLKKLDQMSRA; via the coding sequence ATGACCCATCCGGAATCCTGTGGCATTTCGGTGAATTTTTTTAATAATAAACAGAGAATGATTTACGCTTTTGATACTTATTATTACGAGGATCATGCCAACACGGTATGTATTGCATTTGAAGACTGGAATTCTGAGAAAGAATACGGTATTTTCAGTGAAAAGACAGAAATTACTTCCGCTTATGAGAGCGGTGCCTTTTATAAGAGAGAACTTCCATGCATTTTGAGTTTACTTGAAAAAATTGAATTAAAACAAGGAGACCTTATCATTGTTGACGGTTATGTTACCTTAGATGACAATGGTAAAATCGGGCTGGGAGGCTACTTATATGAAGCTTTGAATCAGAAATATCCGGTCATTGGGATTGCAAAGAATGGGTTTGCTTCACCGGATTCTCAAAGAAGATATATTTTGCGTGGAGAAAGTAAAACACCGTTATTTCTTACGGCAGAAGGGGTCAATCTTGATGAAATCCTTCCGAAAGTAGTACAAATGCACGGTTCCTATAGAATACCAACATTACTTAAAAAGCTGGATCAGATGTCAAGAGCATAA